The following nucleotide sequence is from Nesterenkonia xinjiangensis.
CGGCGGGGCGCATGCGGTCACGGGGCGCTTCTCCCCGGTCCACCGACCGGTGAACGTGGTGATCTGCTCAGCGGAGGCGGGCACTGGGAGGGTCGCCTCGAGCCAGTGCAGCTCCACCGGCTCACCGCCGGTGTTCTCCAGCGTGTGGGTGAGCGTGACCAGGCCGCCGAGCTCCACGCGGAGCTGGGAGATCAGCTGGAGACCGGCTGAGGAGTCTACGCTGTGCACCGTCAGCGTGTGCTCGTCCGGCTGCTCGGTGGTGGCCTGCCAGCGCGGAAAGACGGGGCCGTTCGCGGTGGAGGCGAGCAGGCCGGGGCGGCCGGCCCAGCCGTCAGAGTCCTGGGGCACCAGGGGGACCCGCCAGGCGGCGTCGAGGCTCTCTCCCTGGGTATGACGTGCCGTGGCCCGGTCCAGTGCCTCCAGCTCCTCTTCGGTGAGCGGACCGGGGTCTGCGCCCCAGTGGATGACGGCGGGCAAGCCCTGAGCGGGATGCGTCAGGATCAGGGCGACCCCCTCTCGGCGCAGCAGGGACCAGCGGATGGTGTTCAAGGGATCCTTCCGGTTCGGGCAAGCACTCTCAGTATCTTCACTGGCTGAAGTTACCGCGTCAACGGCGGCTGTCCTCGCGACGGCGTCGACGTCGAAGGGAAACGCGCCGGATGGGCTGATGGCAACGTGAGACATTCCTGACCAGAATGGGACATTCAGTGGGACATCGGTGCAGGCGGGGCCAGGAAATCTGCACGTCAAAAGCAAGATTCGGAAGGAGGTGGCGCGGGTAACCTCGCGGGACAGCATGTGTCACAGATCACAAAAACTCTTGTAGGTGCGCCTCGTGTGTCCTACGATGTCATGCACATCGACGGTGCTGTTCCGCCGCCGCAAGACCACAGCTGAGGAGAACCATCCGTGACCGTCGTCCGACGCTCTCTGACCGATGGCTGGACCGTCCAGGCCACCGGTGGAGCCCAGTCCGCCCTCGTCGGCGATCGGGCCGTGCCCGCCGTCGTCCCCGGGGAAGTGCACCTCGACCTGCTGCGTGAGGGCCTCATCCCGGACCCCTTCCTCGACGACCACGAGGCCCTCACTGCGTGGATCGGGCGGACCGACTGGACCTATCGGAGCACCTTCACCCTCACTGCCGAGGATCTCGCGGCGCACGCCCGTCATGACCTGGTCTTCGCGGGGATCGACACGGTCGCGCGCATCCTGCTCAACGGTCGGCCCCTGGCCCACGTCGCCAATCAGCACCGCGGCTGGCGGTTCGACGTCACCGACGCGCTGAGCGCCGGAAGCAACGAGCTCATCGTCGAGATGCGCAGCCCGGTGAGCTACGCGAACGAACAGAGCCAGGCCCTGGGGCCACGCCAGCGTCCCTATTCGCTGCCCTATGAGGCGATCCGCAAGGCGGCCTGCAGCTTCGGCTGGGACTGGGGGATCTCCACCTGTTCCGTGGGGATCTGGAAGCCCGTCACTCTGGAGTCCTGGAGCGTGGCGCGGCTGCAGGAGGTGAGGCTCCGCACCGAGACCGAGGACCCTGCCCCTGATGGAGCCCCTAGTGCCGCCCCCGCAGTGCAGCAGAGCAACGGTCGCCCTGGGGAGCTCGGCTCGGGACGGGTGCTCGCCGAGGTCCTCGTCGAGCGGGAGAGCCCGGGCGACGCCGGCGAGGAGCTCGCCCTGGAGCTGGAGCTCGAGGAGGGCGGAGGTCGATCCGAAGTCCGCGTCCCCGCCGGCACGGGATCGATCGTGCTCGATCTGGCAGCCGGACAGGTGCGCCGGTGGTGGCCCGCCGGTCACGGTGAGCAGCCGCTCTATGACGTGACGCTCCGGCTGCGCAGGCCGGATGACGGCGCGGACTCTGCTGATGATGCGCCCCTCGACGCCGCCTCGCGACGTGTGGGCTTCCGCACCGTGGCCTGGTCCAGCGACCCCGACGAGCACGGCACGCCTCTGCAGCTGCTCGTCAACGGGCGGCCGGTCTACGTCAAGGGCGTCAACTGGATCCCCGACGACGCCTTCTTCACCCGGGTGGACCGCGACAGGTATGCCCGCCGGCTGCAGCAGGCGCGCGACGCTCACGTGAACCTCGTGCGCGTCTGGGGCGGCGGCATCTACGAGTCCGATGACTTCTTCGATCTGTGTGACGAACTGGGTCTGCTCACCTGGCAGGACTTCCTCTTCGCCTGCGCGGGATACCCCGAGGAGGAGCCCCTGCGAACCGAGGTCGAGGCGGAGGCGCGCGAGAACATCGCGCGGATCGGCCACCACGCCTCACTGGTCATGCTCTGCGGCAACAACGAGAACCTCTGGGGTTATGAGGACTGGGGCTGGAAGGACATGCTCGACGGCGCCAGCTGGGGCGCCGAGTATTACCACAGGCTGCTGCCGGCGCTGGTCCAGGAGATCGCCCCGCAAGTGCCGTACTCCCCGGGCAGCCCGTTCAGTCCCGGGGGCCAGCACCCCAACGACGAGAGCCACGGCTCGGTCCACCTCTGGGAGCAGTGGAACCAGAAGGACTGGAGGACCTATCGCGAGCACCGCCCACGCTTCGTCGCGGAGTTCGGCTGGCAGGGGCCGCCGGCCTGGTCCACGCTCACCCGGGCGATCTCTGACGCTCCGCTGACCCCGGAATCTCCGGGGATGATCGTCCACCAGAAGGCCGAGCACGGCAACGACAAGCTCACCCGGGGGCTCCTGCCGCATCACCGCGTGCCACGTGACATGGAGCTGTGGCACTGGGCCATGCAGCTCAACCAGGCCACGGCGGTGGCCACGGCGCTGCGCTGGTTCCGCTCGCTCGCACCGCTGAACTCCGGCGCCGTGGTGTGGCAGCTCAACGACTGCTGGCCGGTCACCTCCTGGGCCGCAATCGACGGCGACGAGCGCGAGAAGCCGCTCTACCATGCGCTGGCCGGAGCCTACGCGCCCCGACTGATCACCCTGCAGCCGACCGATGGCGGGCTCGAGGCGGTGCTGTGCAACGACACCGCGGAGAGCTGGGAGGGCCCGCTGCAACTGGCGCGGCTCGACCTCGACGGAGCAGCGCTGGCCGAGGTGGAGATCGAGGTGCGCGTCGCGCCCCGCGGGACCGAGCGGGTGACGCTGCCGACGAGCCTGGCGTTTCCGCAGGATGCCACGCGGGAGCTGGTCAGGGCGGGCCTGCACGACCTCGCCGATCACTGGTTCTTCGCAGAGCCGCGAGACTCCGCACTGCCTGATCCCCGATTCAGCGCCACGCTCCGGACAGTGGAGGACGGAGTGGCCCTCGACGTCACCGCTGAGACCCTGCTGCGGGATCTGACCCTCCTGGTGGACCGGGTCAGTCAGGACGCCCGGGTGGGCACCGGGCTGGTGACCCTGCTTCCGGGCCGGACGGCGACCTTCCGCCTCACCCCGGCGATCACGGTCGGTGCCGGACGGCGTGGCGATGTCGCAGCCGAGCTGGCCGGGCTCCACGTCGAGACGCTGACCGCCGCGCATGTGCTGCGCTCGGCCAACCAGCTGCGCTCGGCCGACCAGATGGTCCAGGCGTGACCGGGGGCCGCGAGGACCGGCACATGGCCGCCCGGCCGCTCATCGCGATGGATGTGGGGCAGACGTCCACCAAAGCGATCCTGTGCGACTCCGCCGGAGAACGCCGAGAGGTGCTGGACGGGGTGCAGACCGACCAGCCGGTGCTGCCGCAGCTGCGGTCTCTGGTCGCGCAGACCCTGGCCGATCTGGGCCAGGATGCGGTGGTGGCGCTCGGCGTCTCCGGGCTGACCGGCCCCGACTCCCAGGCCGAGCATCTCCTCGACCCCCCGGGAACCCTGCGCCCGCTCGAGATCCATCTGGCCCATGATTCGGTGACCGCCGGTCTCAGCGCGCTGGGTCGGTCCCGAGGCGCGGTGATGGCAGCCGGCACCGGCGCCGTGGCGCTGGGCGTGGGTCAGCGATCCGTGGCCCGCGTGGATGGATGGGGCAACGTGATGGGCGATGCCGGCAGCGCGTACTGGATCGGTCGGTCCGCGCTCGATGCCGTGATGAGGGCACATGACGGGCGCGGCCCGCAGACCACCTTCACCGCGGCGGCCGTCCGGCGCTGGCCTGACATCGAATCGGCCTATCTGCAGCTGCAGAACGACGCCGACCGGGTCAGCACGGTCGCCGCCTTCGCTCGGGAGGTCTCTCGTCACGCGGACACCGACCCGGTGTGCGCGGAGATCTGCCGCCGGGCCGGCCGCGAGCTCGCCCACACGGTGCTGACCGCCCTGCGGCGGGTCGGTGAGCCCCGGGGCGGGGAGCCCACGCTGGTCGCCTCCACCGGGGGCGTGTTCGGGTCCTCCCACGTCCGTGAGGAGTTCTCCGCGCATCTCCACCGCTCGCTGCCGCAGGTCCGGCTCCTGGACTCCGAGGCCGAAGGGGTCGACGGGGCCGCCCACATGGCCCAGCTGCCCGAAGACCATCCGCTGCGTCCCCTCATCTCCTCCGCAGCTCCGAAGGAGTGTCTGCGATGACCGAGCGCCTGCGACTGCTGCGGATCGACAACGACTGCATGCCCTATGCCTGGGGCGCACCCGGCCGGATCAGCGCCCTACTGGGATGCCTCGCCGCGCCGGGACCCGAGGCCGAGCTGTGGCTCGGTGCCCATCCGCGCTCACCCAGCCGGCTCCTCGACGCCGACTCTCCCTGGGCCGACACCCGAGAGTGGGAGCAGGCGACGGGGCACCGGCTGCCGTTCCTGCTCAAGATCCTCGCCGCAGAGCAGCCGCTGTCCCTGCAGGCCCACCCTGATGCCGAACGAGCCGCACGAGGGTACGCCCGGGAGGAGGCGGCCGGAGTCCCCGCCGACGCCCCCGAGCGCATGTACCGCGATCCCCGGCCCAAGCCCGAGATGATCCTCGCCCTGGAGGACGGGTTCGAGGCGCTGTGTGGCTTCCGCCCGGTCGACGAGCTCCTCGGGGTCGTGAGCGAGGCGCTGGCCGCCCTTCCCGAGGATGACGCCTCCGCACCTCACCGACGGGCGCTGTCTCACTGGCTGGACCAGGCTGAGCGGCTCCAGCAGCGACCGGGAGGCATAGGCGACATGGGCGACATGGTGTCCTGGCTGCTCTCCGGTGAGTCCACCTCCGCGGCCGTCGTGCCCGCACTGCTGCACGCGGCGGATCGGCTCTCCGTCAATGGCCCCGCTGGACACACCGGATCTTCCGGACAGGCGCTCAGCCGACTCGTCCATCATCTCCAGCGGCACCATCCCGGGGATCCAGGGATCGCGGTGGCTGTGATGTTGAACCACGTGACGCTGCAGGCGGGCGAGTCGCTGTGGCTGCGTGCCGGCGTCGTCCACGCGTATCTCCAAGGGCTCGGCATCGAGCTGATGGGTCCCAGCGACAACGTGCTGCGCGGAGGGCTGACCGGCAAGCACATCGACGTCGTCGAGCTCCTGCAGGTGGCCGAGCTCGCCCCCGGCCCGGCGGTGCCGATCGTTCCGCAGACGATCGGTGCACACCAGGTGGCGCATGGACCCGCCGCACCTGACTCCTCGCCGTTCGAGCTGATCGAGGTCACCGGCCAGGCAGCCGTCCGCGCCTCGGGGCCGAGCATCCTGGTGGTGCTCGAGGGCGATCTCCGCATCACGGCGGGGGAGACCGTCCCGCCGCAGGGCGAGCCCTCGGAGCCGGCCGTGCGCCGCCGCGTCCGGCGCGGAGACATGCTCCTCGTGACGGAGGCC
It contains:
- a CDS encoding N-acetylglucosamine kinase; its protein translation is MAARPLIAMDVGQTSTKAILCDSAGERREVLDGVQTDQPVLPQLRSLVAQTLADLGQDAVVALGVSGLTGPDSQAEHLLDPPGTLRPLEIHLAHDSVTAGLSALGRSRGAVMAAGTGAVALGVGQRSVARVDGWGNVMGDAGSAYWIGRSALDAVMRAHDGRGPQTTFTAAAVRRWPDIESAYLQLQNDADRVSTVAAFAREVSRHADTDPVCAEICRRAGRELAHTVLTALRRVGEPRGGEPTLVASTGGVFGSSHVREEFSAHLHRSLPQVRLLDSEAEGVDGAAHMAQLPEDHPLRPLISSAAPKECLR
- the manA gene encoding mannose-6-phosphate isomerase, class I; amino-acid sequence: MTERLRLLRIDNDCMPYAWGAPGRISALLGCLAAPGPEAELWLGAHPRSPSRLLDADSPWADTREWEQATGHRLPFLLKILAAEQPLSLQAHPDAERAARGYAREEAAGVPADAPERMYRDPRPKPEMILALEDGFEALCGFRPVDELLGVVSEALAALPEDDASAPHRRALSHWLDQAERLQQRPGGIGDMGDMVSWLLSGESTSAAVVPALLHAADRLSVNGPAGHTGSSGQALSRLVHHLQRHHPGDPGIAVAVMLNHVTLQAGESLWLRAGVVHAYLQGLGIELMGPSDNVLRGGLTGKHIDVVELLQVAELAPGPAVPIVPQTIGAHQVAHGPAAPDSSPFELIEVTGQAAVRASGPSILVVLEGDLRITAGETVPPQGEPSEPAVRRRVRRGDMLLVTEAARLQVEGQGRAFLAVPRGEGHRRPSTAVASHRMTGGDQR
- a CDS encoding glycoside hydrolase family 2 protein, whose amino-acid sequence is MTVVRRSLTDGWTVQATGGAQSALVGDRAVPAVVPGEVHLDLLREGLIPDPFLDDHEALTAWIGRTDWTYRSTFTLTAEDLAAHARHDLVFAGIDTVARILLNGRPLAHVANQHRGWRFDVTDALSAGSNELIVEMRSPVSYANEQSQALGPRQRPYSLPYEAIRKAACSFGWDWGISTCSVGIWKPVTLESWSVARLQEVRLRTETEDPAPDGAPSAAPAVQQSNGRPGELGSGRVLAEVLVERESPGDAGEELALELELEEGGGRSEVRVPAGTGSIVLDLAAGQVRRWWPAGHGEQPLYDVTLRLRRPDDGADSADDAPLDAASRRVGFRTVAWSSDPDEHGTPLQLLVNGRPVYVKGVNWIPDDAFFTRVDRDRYARRLQQARDAHVNLVRVWGGGIYESDDFFDLCDELGLLTWQDFLFACAGYPEEEPLRTEVEAEARENIARIGHHASLVMLCGNNENLWGYEDWGWKDMLDGASWGAEYYHRLLPALVQEIAPQVPYSPGSPFSPGGQHPNDESHGSVHLWEQWNQKDWRTYREHRPRFVAEFGWQGPPAWSTLTRAISDAPLTPESPGMIVHQKAEHGNDKLTRGLLPHHRVPRDMELWHWAMQLNQATAVATALRWFRSLAPLNSGAVVWQLNDCWPVTSWAAIDGDEREKPLYHALAGAYAPRLITLQPTDGGLEAVLCNDTAESWEGPLQLARLDLDGAALAEVEIEVRVAPRGTERVTLPTSLAFPQDATRELVRAGLHDLADHWFFAEPRDSALPDPRFSATLRTVEDGVALDVTAETLLRDLTLLVDRVSQDARVGTGLVTLLPGRTATFRLTPAITVGAGRRGDVAAELAGLHVETLTAAHVLRSANQLRSADQMVQA